The following are encoded in a window of Rubellicoccus peritrichatus genomic DNA:
- a CDS encoding sulfatase — protein sequence MNLHATVIALLFVLGLTAHGSPKPNVLFLSVDDLKPTLGIYGDSVAITPNIDKLGNNSTVMLNNYCQMAVCAPSRMSMFTGLRPDSTKVWNLRTQLLDVCPDAVTMQELFKNNGYVTAGSGKVMHGAANNHPKSWSVPFTSKKDLPYAKGYPVPAHDNAFYQGEKEQAAFKAMNDAGIRHWKERMTWMAERGAQPSTENLDVPDDAYVDGALASWAISQLEDYAQSKEPFFLTIGFTKPHLPFAAPRKYWDLYDRDKIELAEFRDHAANTPDFVYHKYGELRSYSDISRDFNQRIEDDKARELIHGYYACVSFVDAQIGRVLDKLDELGLAENTIVVLWGDHGWHLGDHDMWCKHSNFEEATRSPLIIHAPGYKPGRTESMTEFVDIFPTLVQLANLKEPYPLEGVSLVPLLENPNSKVKYYAMSQYPRQNRLMGYAMRTDRYRYVMWMRANWRSTMPFDPSLVEFVELYDYKKDPLETVNQADNPGYKETAAALNAMMLEYFKTYEQQPAPTLQASGAGVKPGHSNDMIKLSEISLDKIQTRFATVNHEDDDLVVQFENSPKWPSIDFMAGDETPWDLSDYDAIDISLTNQSTFPLNTFAYVTNAGDTHANKKRNGSRLVIPAGATKMLRIEFDPKQYPLDLANLNSLRIFVAKLKGPATLRINSIKAVKSNSNMATPSNTSLDTTSQVAVDSATIDHAGNLLDLSQVTSNDVRMRFAQISPGSNAQSLTLDFELSPKWPSIEFFKQDGNQWNLRGYQSVQINLTNESTSPVKTFALIANEGDSQQTQKRCMTKETIAPGENKTLSIRIKTTNPDFDPSQVTAVRVFIGMHKAPVKLQLNSIKVL from the coding sequence ATGAATCTCCACGCAACAGTTATCGCCCTCTTATTTGTTCTAGGCCTTACCGCACATGGCTCCCCCAAACCCAATGTGCTCTTCTTGTCAGTTGACGACTTGAAGCCCACCCTGGGAATTTATGGTGACTCTGTAGCGATCACTCCAAATATCGATAAGCTAGGCAACAATAGCACGGTCATGCTGAACAATTACTGTCAGATGGCGGTATGTGCGCCTTCGCGTATGAGCATGTTTACAGGCCTTCGTCCAGACTCGACCAAGGTCTGGAATCTCCGAACTCAGTTGCTCGATGTCTGCCCCGACGCCGTCACGATGCAGGAGCTTTTTAAAAACAACGGTTATGTAACCGCCGGTTCTGGCAAAGTCATGCACGGCGCTGCCAATAACCACCCGAAATCCTGGTCTGTCCCTTTCACCAGCAAAAAAGATCTGCCCTATGCCAAAGGTTACCCCGTGCCTGCCCATGACAACGCCTTTTATCAGGGAGAAAAAGAACAGGCCGCCTTCAAAGCAATGAATGACGCGGGCATCCGCCACTGGAAAGAGCGCATGACATGGATGGCAGAAAGAGGTGCGCAACCCTCAACCGAAAACCTTGATGTGCCGGACGACGCTTACGTTGATGGAGCCCTGGCCAGTTGGGCAATCTCACAGCTTGAGGATTACGCCCAAAGTAAGGAACCCTTTTTCCTGACAATTGGTTTTACCAAACCGCACCTGCCCTTCGCCGCCCCCAGGAAGTATTGGGACCTTTATGATCGGGATAAGATTGAGCTGGCTGAGTTTCGCGATCATGCCGCGAATACACCGGACTTTGTCTATCATAAGTACGGAGAGCTACGTTCTTATTCTGACATATCGCGTGATTTCAATCAGCGCATTGAAGACGACAAAGCCCGCGAGCTTATTCATGGTTACTACGCCTGTGTTTCTTTTGTCGATGCACAGATCGGTCGAGTGCTTGATAAACTCGACGAACTCGGGCTTGCTGAAAACACGATCGTAGTGCTCTGGGGCGACCATGGCTGGCATCTCGGCGATCATGATATGTGGTGCAAGCACAGTAACTTTGAAGAGGCCACACGCTCCCCGTTAATCATTCATGCTCCGGGCTACAAACCGGGACGCACTGAAAGCATGACCGAGTTTGTTGATATTTTTCCTACACTTGTGCAATTGGCCAATCTCAAGGAACCCTACCCTTTGGAGGGAGTCAGCCTGGTTCCTCTCCTTGAGAATCCGAATTCCAAGGTGAAATACTATGCCATGAGTCAATACCCGCGCCAAAACAGATTGATGGGATATGCCATGCGTACTGACCGCTATCGCTACGTCATGTGGATGCGTGCAAACTGGCGTAGCACCATGCCCTTCGATCCAAGCCTGGTTGAATTTGTCGAATTGTATGACTATAAAAAAGATCCCCTTGAAACAGTCAACCAAGCAGACAACCCGGGCTACAAAGAAACAGCAGCAGCGTTAAACGCTATGATGCTCGAATACTTCAAAACCTACGAGCAGCAACCGGCACCCACTTTGCAAGCTTCAGGCGCAGGAGTCAAACCCGGTCATAGCAACGACATGATCAAGCTTTCGGAAATTAGCTTAGATAAAATCCAAACTCGCTTTGCTACGGTTAACCATGAAGATGACGATCTTGTCGTCCAATTTGAGAACAGTCCGAAATGGCCAAGTATCGATTTCATGGCAGGTGATGAAACTCCCTGGGATTTAAGCGACTATGATGCCATCGATATATCGCTGACCAATCAAAGTACTTTTCCTCTCAACACATTCGCCTACGTGACAAACGCTGGCGACACGCACGCAAACAAAAAGCGAAATGGCAGCCGTCTCGTCATACCAGCCGGTGCGACCAAAATGCTCCGCATTGAGTTCGACCCCAAGCAGTATCCACTCGATCTCGCCAATCTCAATTCATTGCGTATATTCGTAGCAAAGCTCAAAGGCCCGGCCACATTGCGCATCAACAGCATCAAGGCTGTCAAATCTAACAGCAACATGGCCACTCCATCAAACACCTCGCTCGACACGACCAGCCAAGTAGCAGTTGACTCAGCAACAATTGACCATGCAGGAAATCTACTGGACCTCAGTCAAGTGACAAGTAATGACGTCAGGATGCGCTTCGCGCAGATTTCGCCCGGATCGAATGCTCAATCACTGACCCTTGATTTCGAACTCAGCCCAAAGTGGCCCAGTATCGAATTTTTCAAACAAGATGGTAATCAATGGAACCTCAGGGGTTATCAATCTGTCCAGATAAACTTGACGAACGAAAGCACATCGCCCGTCAAAACATTCGCCTTAATCGCAAATGAGGGAGATTCTCAGCAAACCCAGAAACGCTGTATGACCAAGGAAACCATAGCACCTGGGGAAAACAAAACACTTAGTATCCGAATTAAAACAACCAATCCGGATTTCGACCCATCTCAAGTAACAGCAGTCAGAGTCTTCATCGGCATGCACAAGGCTCCAGTTAAGTTACAGCTTAATAGTATCAAGGTTCTCTAG